The Bacillus sp. Y1 genome has a window encoding:
- a CDS encoding PhoH family protein has translation MSKIYVLDTNVLLQDPYSIFSFEDNEVVIPAVVLEEVDSKKRYMDEIGRNARQVSRLIDNLRQTGKLHEKIPLENGGVMRIELNHRSFHQLQDIFVEKTNDNRILAVAKNLSLEEETKENGRLVILVSKDALVRVKADAIGLNSEDFLSDRVIENDAIYTGYAELFVAVDVLNQFYEKGEIPISLFSTYSFYPNQFLVLKDAMGSSQSALGMVDSKRQKIKKLVFDHDHIWGIRSRNVQQTMAIELLLRKDLPLVTLIGKAGTGKTLLALAAGLMQTEDFGEYKKLLVARPIVPVGKDLGFLPGEKEEKLRPWMQPIYDNLEYLFNVKKPGELDAILAGMGSIEVEALTYIRGRSIPEQFIIIDEAQNLTKHEVKTILTRVGEKSKIVLMGDPEQIDHPYLDAYNNGLTYVVERFKDQSISGHVKLFKGERSGLAQLAADLL, from the coding sequence TTGAGTAAAATTTACGTATTAGATACCAATGTCTTGTTACAAGACCCATATTCCATCTTTTCCTTTGAGGACAATGAGGTGGTAATACCAGCCGTAGTACTAGAGGAAGTGGATTCGAAAAAAAGGTATATGGATGAAATTGGAAGAAATGCAAGACAAGTATCAAGGCTCATTGATAATTTAAGACAAACTGGAAAATTACATGAAAAAATTCCACTTGAAAATGGTGGAGTGATGAGAATTGAGTTGAATCATCGATCCTTTCATCAGCTCCAAGATATTTTTGTTGAGAAAACAAATGATAACAGAATACTTGCTGTAGCCAAAAATCTATCATTAGAAGAGGAAACAAAAGAAAACGGCCGCTTAGTGATCTTGGTCAGTAAAGATGCATTAGTACGAGTGAAGGCTGATGCAATCGGTTTGAATTCAGAGGATTTTTTAAGTGATCGAGTCATAGAAAATGATGCCATTTATACTGGTTATGCAGAGTTATTTGTAGCCGTTGATGTTTTAAATCAGTTTTACGAAAAGGGAGAAATCCCAATATCATTATTTTCTACGTATTCTTTTTATCCAAATCAGTTCTTGGTGCTTAAGGATGCAATGGGATCTTCTCAATCCGCACTTGGTATGGTCGATTCAAAGAGACAAAAGATTAAAAAGCTAGTGTTCGATCACGATCATATATGGGGAATTCGCTCAAGAAATGTTCAGCAGACTATGGCTATTGAGTTGCTTTTAAGAAAAGACCTTCCGCTTGTGACTTTAATCGGTAAAGCGGGAACAGGGAAGACTCTTCTGGCTCTTGCTGCGGGATTAATGCAAACGGAAGATTTCGGGGAATATAAGAAGTTATTAGTGGCAAGACCGATTGTTCCTGTAGGGAAGGATCTTGGATTTTTACCTGGTGAAAAGGAAGAAAAGCTACGGCCCTGGATGCAGCCAATCTATGACAATTTAGAATATCTATTTAATGTGAAAAAGCCTGGGGAGCTTGATGCGATCCTGGCGGGCATGGGTTCGATTGAAGTAGAGGCTCTTACTTATATAAGGGGAAGAAGTATACCTGAACAGTTCATAATTATTGATGAAGCTCAAAATTTAACAAAACATGAAGTAAAGACCATTCTTACGAGAGTTGGAGAAAAAAGTAAAATCGTGCTGATGGGTGACCCTGAGCAAATTGACCATCCGTATCTTGATGCATATAACAATGGCCTTACATATGTAGTCGAAAGGTTTAAGGACCAATCGATATCCGGCCATGTGAAGTTATTTAAGGGAGAGAGATCTGGTCTTGCACAATTAGCAGCTGATCTTTTATAA
- a CDS encoding peptidyl-prolyl cis-trans isomerase, whose amino-acid sequence MENIIPIQGKVNFTITLDPGVWIFDDRRVDLTTYFEESQEEVDDLEEYKKSMSKHWDREIMEGAVFPPTLKTEKKFEKEKVLTGTFGMPLKPFLKNAEITDDAKNLTLVTTDGEVSMPLEVGQELILGFSKDGKPLTEDGPVYAFYGDGSNKHQPIKNIRAVAIE is encoded by the coding sequence ATGGAAAATATTATACCAATCCAAGGGAAAGTAAATTTTACAATCACCTTAGACCCTGGAGTATGGATCTTTGACGATCGTCGAGTAGATTTAACTACCTATTTTGAAGAAAGTCAAGAAGAAGTAGATGATTTAGAAGAATATAAAAAAAGCATGTCCAAGCATTGGGACCGTGAAATAATGGAGGGAGCTGTTTTTCCTCCCACTTTAAAGACGGAGAAAAAATTTGAAAAAGAAAAAGTTCTGACGGGGACATTTGGGATGCCGCTGAAGCCATTTTTAAAAAATGCAGAGATTACAGATGATGCAAAAAACTTAACACTCGTGACCACAGATGGCGAGGTATCTATGCCACTAGAAGTAGGACAAGAATTAATTTTGGGTTTTTCAAAAGACGGTAAGCCCTTAACAGAAGATGGACCCGTATATGCCTTTTACGGAGATGGCTCTAATAAACATCAGCCAATTAAAAATATCCGTGCGGTAGCTATCGAATAA
- a CDS encoding YlaN family protein, with protein sequence MASDMVLDHKERANALLKADADKILKLIKVQMDNLTMPQCPLYEEVLDTQMFGLSREIDFAVRLGLIEEKEGKAILGELERELSALHEASQRK encoded by the coding sequence TTGGCGTCTGACATGGTATTAGATCATAAAGAAAGAGCAAATGCCTTATTAAAGGCTGACGCTGATAAAATTCTAAAGTTAATTAAAGTACAAATGGATAACTTAACGATGCCTCAGTGTCCGTTATATGAAGAGGTTTTGGATACTCAAATGTTTGGTCTATCTCGTGAAATAGATTTTGCTGTTCGCCTTGGATTGATTGAAGAAAAAGAAGGTAAGGCGATTTTAGGAGAATTAGAAAGAGAACTATCAGCCCTTCATGAAGCATCGCAAAGAAAATAA
- a CDS encoding FtsW/RodA/SpoVE family cell cycle protein: protein MFKKILKSYDYSLILVVVLLSIFGLVMIYSSSMVTAIQRYGYESDHFYDRQKLFLIVGAVLFLFFSLFPYKIMLSNRFLIPVVLFSFALLIFIFPFGHSAGNAQSWYKIGPLSLQPSEFVKVSAIVYLSAVYAKKQSYINQFNHGVLPPLAFIIIVCFLIALQPDFGTAALIVAISGVIILSSGMNLKNIGKLVMLGAIPSIPLLILFKDKIFSSVRVGRFEAFINPFAEEIAQKEGYHMVNSFLALGAGGIKGLGLGQSVQKLGYLPEPHTDFIMAVISEELGIFGVAFVLFGLGFIVLKGIFIGLKGKDAFGSLLAIGISGMVGIQSFVNLAGVSGVIPLTGVPLPFISYGGSSILQLSIAMGILVNVSMFVNYEKKFKETNDKKVETIHPNNRFEGVQIKK, encoded by the coding sequence ATGTTTAAAAAAATATTAAAATCATATGATTATTCGTTAATCCTAGTTGTGGTATTGTTATCGATATTTGGACTAGTTATGATATATAGCTCAAGTATGGTTACAGCTATTCAAAGGTATGGATATGAAAGTGATCATTTTTATGATCGTCAAAAACTATTTTTAATTGTTGGCGCTGTTTTATTTCTTTTCTTTTCTTTATTTCCTTACAAAATTATGCTTAGCAATCGTTTTTTAATTCCAGTTGTGTTATTTTCTTTTGCACTACTTATTTTCATATTTCCATTCGGTCATTCCGCGGGAAATGCTCAGAGTTGGTATAAGATAGGTCCACTAAGCCTACAACCCTCTGAATTTGTAAAGGTAAGTGCTATTGTTTACTTATCAGCAGTGTATGCAAAGAAACAATCATATATCAATCAGTTTAATCATGGTGTACTGCCACCTCTTGCTTTTATCATCATTGTTTGTTTTTTAATTGCACTTCAGCCTGACTTTGGAACAGCAGCACTAATAGTAGCTATTTCAGGTGTGATCATCCTTTCCTCAGGAATGAATTTAAAAAATATAGGCAAATTAGTTATGTTGGGTGCGATTCCATCTATCCCACTGCTTATTTTATTTAAAGATAAAATATTTTCCTCCGTACGTGTCGGAAGGTTTGAAGCATTTATCAATCCTTTTGCTGAAGAGATAGCCCAAAAGGAAGGCTATCATATGGTTAATTCGTTCCTGGCTTTAGGTGCTGGTGGCATTAAAGGTTTAGGATTGGGACAAAGTGTGCAAAAATTAGGGTATTTACCTGAGCCTCATACGGATTTTATAATGGCTGTAATATCCGAGGAACTTGGAATATTTGGAGTTGCATTTGTATTATTCGGCTTAGGTTTTATCGTCCTAAAAGGAATCTTTATTGGTTTAAAAGGAAAGGATGCTTTTGGTAGTTTGCTAGCAATCGGTATCTCGGGGATGGTAGGTATACAATCATTCGTAAACTTAGCAGGTGTTTCGGGAGTCATTCCGTTAACAGGAGTTCCATTGCCGTTTATTAGTTATGGAGGCTCATCTATTCTGCAACTCTCCATTGCTATGGGCATCTTAGTGAATGTTTCTATGTTCGTTAATTATGAGAAAAAGTTTAAGGAAACGAATGATAAGAAAGTAGAAACGATTCATCCTAATAACCGTTTTGAAGGCGTTCAAATAAAAAAATAA